The Streptomyces luteogriseus genome includes a window with the following:
- a CDS encoding amidase domain-containing protein has product MKSRKLSGTRRRVTILGAAATSVVAGVALLPNWSAGAAVSDDPTVDARTKATFQRLADAVFTDRTNALVDGGRADADKPLTDGFSGDVALSSGTARTEDATLSELGQRKEQLAKAGETYGKASTTVTLNATRVTGRTAKADVTETTTLTYARARGNAPKTTGFQARHELTFKADRQGDWRLTGIRDTDQGGLAVNTLSKPAPVKATTAADNTTPNAPRAAITRNPAAAPKTATTYDYKAMAAYAEKYWNVYNKDYPDFSGHGAGGDCTNFVSQSLKAGGWKHAPGYVYDYTKWFGNADIQSDSFVGVNEWSWFAQNSKRTTPLANVFQMEVGDVLQMDFDRDGSKDHTMIVTYKSGGVPYVTYHSNNTLRRSVASLVASYPNAYYYAYRT; this is encoded by the coding sequence GTGAAATCAAGGAAACTGAGCGGGACGCGGCGTCGCGTCACGATACTCGGGGCCGCGGCGACCTCGGTCGTCGCGGGAGTCGCCCTGCTGCCCAACTGGAGCGCGGGCGCGGCCGTCAGCGACGATCCGACGGTGGACGCGCGGACCAAGGCCACCTTCCAGCGGCTGGCGGACGCGGTCTTCACCGACCGCACCAACGCCCTGGTCGACGGCGGGCGGGCCGACGCGGACAAGCCGCTGACCGACGGCTTCTCCGGCGACGTCGCGCTGTCCTCCGGCACGGCCCGCACCGAGGACGCCACCCTGTCCGAGCTGGGGCAGCGCAAGGAGCAGTTGGCGAAGGCCGGCGAGACGTACGGCAAGGCCAGCACCACCGTCACCCTGAACGCCACGCGCGTGACGGGCCGTACGGCCAAGGCGGACGTCACCGAGACCACGACGCTGACCTACGCCCGGGCTCGCGGCAACGCGCCCAAGACCACCGGCTTCCAGGCCCGGCACGAGCTGACCTTCAAGGCCGACCGGCAGGGCGACTGGCGGCTGACCGGCATCCGCGACACCGACCAGGGCGGTCTCGCGGTGAACACGCTCTCCAAGCCGGCCCCGGTCAAGGCGACCACCGCCGCCGACAACACCACGCCGAACGCCCCGCGCGCGGCGATCACCCGCAACCCGGCCGCCGCCCCCAAGACCGCCACGACGTACGACTACAAGGCCATGGCGGCCTACGCCGAGAAGTACTGGAACGTCTACAACAAGGACTACCCGGACTTCAGCGGGCACGGCGCCGGCGGCGACTGCACCAACTTCGTCAGCCAGTCCCTGAAGGCGGGCGGCTGGAAGCACGCCCCCGGCTACGTGTACGACTACACCAAGTGGTTCGGCAACGCCGACATCCAGTCCGACTCCTTCGTCGGCGTCAACGAGTGGTCCTGGTTCGCCCAGAACTCCAAGCGGACCACGCCGCTCGCCAACGTCTTCCAGATGGAGGTCGGCGACGTCCTCCAGATGGACTTCGACCGGGACGGGTCCAAGGACCACACGATGATCGTCACGTACAAGAGCGGCGGTGTGCCGTACGTGACCTACCACTCCAACAACACCCTCCGCAGGTCGGTGGCGAGCCTCGTCGCGTCGTACCCGAACGCGTACTACTACGCCTACCGCACCTGA